Proteins from a genomic interval of Kribbella aluminosa:
- the fbaA gene encoding class II fructose-bisphosphate aldolase, protein MPIATPEVYAQMLDKAKQNRFAYPAINVSSSQTLNAAIRGFAEAGSDGIIQVSTGGADYLSGPTVRNMVSGSVALAAYAHEVAKNYPVNIALHTDHCPKDKLDGFVRPLLEISAERVARGENPLFQSHMWDGSAVPLTENLEIAKELLAKAAAANIVLEIEVGVVGGEEDGVANEINEKLYTTVEDGLATVEALGTGENGRYLTALTFGNVHGVYKPGAVKLRPEILAEIQEQVGAKVGKERPFDLVFHGGSGSTLEEIRAAVDNGVIKMNVDTDTQYAFTRPAAAHMFLNYDGVLKVDGEVGNKKAYDPRAWGKAAEEGMAKRVGEACENLRSTGTSLNA, encoded by the coding sequence ATGCCTATTGCAACCCCTGAGGTCTACGCCCAGATGCTGGACAAGGCCAAGCAGAACCGCTTCGCCTACCCGGCCATCAATGTCAGCTCCTCGCAGACGCTGAACGCCGCGATCCGCGGTTTCGCCGAGGCGGGCTCGGACGGCATCATCCAGGTCTCCACCGGTGGTGCGGACTACCTGTCCGGGCCGACCGTGAGGAACATGGTGTCCGGCTCCGTCGCGCTGGCCGCCTACGCGCACGAGGTCGCCAAGAACTACCCGGTGAACATCGCGCTGCACACCGACCACTGCCCGAAGGACAAGCTGGACGGCTTCGTCCGCCCGCTGCTGGAGATCTCCGCCGAGCGCGTCGCCCGCGGTGAGAACCCGCTGTTCCAGTCGCACATGTGGGACGGCTCGGCGGTGCCGCTGACCGAGAACCTGGAGATCGCCAAGGAACTGCTGGCCAAGGCCGCCGCGGCGAACATCGTCCTGGAGATCGAGGTCGGCGTCGTCGGCGGCGAGGAGGACGGCGTCGCCAACGAGATCAACGAGAAGCTCTACACGACGGTCGAGGACGGCCTGGCGACGGTCGAGGCGCTCGGCACCGGCGAGAACGGCCGCTACCTGACCGCGCTGACCTTCGGCAACGTGCACGGCGTCTACAAGCCGGGTGCGGTCAAGTTGCGCCCGGAGATCCTGGCCGAGATCCAGGAGCAGGTCGGCGCCAAGGTCGGCAAGGAGCGCCCGTTCGACCTGGTGTTCCACGGTGGCTCCGGCTCGACGCTCGAGGAGATCCGGGCCGCGGTCGACAACGGCGTCATCAAGATGAACGTCGACACCGACACGCAGTACGCGTTCACTCGGCCGGCGGCGGCGCACATGTTCCTCAACTACGACGGCGTGCTGAAGGTCGACGGCGAGGTCGGCAACAAGAAGGCCTACGACCCGCGCGCGTGGGGCAAGGCGGCCGAAGAGGGCATGGCGAAGCGCGTCGGCGAGGCGTGCGAGAACCTGCGCTCCACCGGCACGTCGCTGAACGCCTGA
- a CDS encoding GntR family transcriptional regulator, translating to MVATKRAQVRSVLERLIDVELHPGDPIPSERALVDKLNVSRVTVRQAISDLVESGALERVHGKGTFVTGPQVDSQLHLTSFSREMRARGLEPGTVVLSASEIEASDETSKGLRVAKGTKVIRVERLRTADASPMAYEVGYYPSALFPGLLGRELGTLYDVFASEYDVVVTSGEQTVRADNADGHVARVLGVARRAPLLVLERTTFAGRKVVELSWSAYRADRYRLHMALTPRGPRTGSA from the coding sequence ATGGTGGCGACCAAGCGGGCCCAGGTCCGATCGGTGCTGGAACGGCTGATCGACGTCGAGCTGCATCCCGGGGACCCGATCCCCTCCGAGCGCGCCCTGGTGGACAAGCTGAACGTCTCCCGGGTGACCGTCCGGCAGGCGATCAGCGACCTGGTCGAGTCCGGCGCTCTGGAACGGGTGCACGGCAAGGGGACCTTCGTCACCGGCCCTCAGGTCGACTCCCAGCTGCACCTCACCTCGTTCTCCCGGGAGATGCGGGCCCGCGGGCTCGAGCCCGGCACCGTGGTGCTGTCGGCGAGCGAGATCGAGGCCTCCGACGAGACCTCCAAAGGGCTGCGGGTCGCGAAGGGCACGAAGGTGATCCGGGTCGAGCGGCTCCGGACCGCCGACGCGTCGCCGATGGCCTACGAGGTCGGCTACTACCCGTCCGCGCTCTTCCCCGGCCTGCTCGGCCGCGAGCTCGGCACTCTGTACGACGTTTTCGCGAGTGAGTACGACGTCGTCGTCACCTCCGGTGAGCAGACCGTCCGGGCGGACAACGCCGACGGTCACGTCGCCCGGGTGCTCGGCGTGGCCCGGCGGGCACCCCTGCTGGTCCTCGAGCGCACCACGTTCGCCGGCCGCAAGGTCGTCGAGCTGTCCTGGTCGGCGTACCGTGCCGATCGCTACCGGCTGCACATGGCCCTGACCCCGCGCGGTCCGCGAACCGGGTCCGCCTGA
- a CDS encoding SIS domain-containing protein: MAAEIAEQPAALAATFEHVLPLRHDITRLAAGRRNVIFVARGSSDNASVYGRYLTEIHAGRQASLAAPSVATLYGANLDLSNSLVVAVSQSGATQEIVDTAEWAKRNGAAIVGITNDGNSPLASTADVALITQAGKELAVPATKTYTTQLAAITVAVDALAPRPGTLDADIARVPDAATKMLSGSVEAAADLLAGAHDVLASGRGLTFGTTLEVALKLEETCLQPVRGLSYADLKHGPIAVVDSDLVTILVAAGEGPALPGMTELAGLVREKGSKILGIGGDPTFAARCDVNLVGPDLPETLAPLALVIPAQRAIELLARKLGLDPDAPRGLRKVTQTD; the protein is encoded by the coding sequence ATGGCGGCCGAGATCGCCGAGCAGCCGGCGGCGCTCGCCGCGACGTTCGAGCATGTTCTGCCGCTGCGGCACGACATCACCCGGCTGGCCGCCGGGCGCCGGAACGTGATCTTCGTGGCCCGCGGCTCCTCGGACAACGCGAGCGTCTACGGCCGCTACCTGACCGAGATCCACGCCGGCCGGCAGGCGTCACTGGCGGCGCCGTCGGTGGCCACGCTGTACGGCGCGAACCTCGACCTCTCGAACTCGCTGGTCGTCGCAGTCAGCCAGTCGGGCGCCACCCAGGAGATCGTCGACACGGCCGAGTGGGCGAAGCGCAACGGCGCCGCGATCGTCGGCATCACGAACGACGGCAACAGCCCGCTGGCGTCGACGGCCGACGTCGCGCTGATCACCCAGGCGGGCAAGGAACTCGCAGTACCGGCCACCAAGACGTACACGACCCAGCTGGCCGCCATCACCGTGGCCGTCGACGCGCTGGCGCCGCGCCCGGGGACACTGGACGCGGACATCGCCCGGGTTCCGGACGCGGCGACCAAGATGCTGTCGGGTTCGGTCGAGGCGGCCGCGGATCTGCTGGCGGGTGCGCACGACGTGCTCGCGAGCGGGCGGGGGCTGACCTTCGGTACGACGCTCGAGGTGGCACTGAAGCTCGAGGAGACCTGCCTGCAGCCGGTCCGCGGACTCTCGTACGCCGACCTCAAGCACGGCCCGATCGCGGTCGTCGACTCCGACCTGGTGACGATCCTGGTCGCGGCCGGCGAAGGCCCCGCACTGCCCGGCATGACCGAGCTGGCCGGCCTGGTGCGCGAGAAGGGCAGCAAGATCCTCGGCATCGGCGGCGACCCGACGTTCGCGGCCCGCTGCGACGTGAACCTGGTGGGCCCGGACCTTCCCGAGACGCTCGCGCCGCTCGCACTGGTCATCCCGGCCCAGCGCGCCATCGAGCTCCTGGCCCGCAAGCTCGGCCTCGACCCGGACGCGCCTCGCGGACTCCGCAAGGTCACCCAGACCGACTGA
- a CDS encoding VOC family protein — protein sequence MLRGLATVSFYAADVKAARDWYEKLLGVEAYYAVPSAEDPAYVEFRIGDLQAELGIIDAKYATHQVGAAAGAIMYWHVDDLAGTLARLIELGATVNEDIVERGNNTGFRTASVVDPFGNLLGIMTNPHYIQVLEDLRSRSA from the coding sequence ATGTTGCGAGGACTTGCGACCGTCAGCTTCTACGCCGCCGACGTGAAGGCGGCGCGGGACTGGTACGAGAAGCTGCTGGGCGTCGAGGCGTACTACGCCGTGCCCAGTGCGGAGGACCCGGCGTACGTGGAGTTCCGGATCGGCGATCTGCAGGCCGAGCTGGGGATCATCGACGCCAAGTACGCGACACATCAGGTCGGGGCGGCGGCCGGCGCGATCATGTACTGGCACGTCGACGACCTCGCGGGCACGCTCGCCCGGCTGATCGAGCTGGGTGCGACCGTCAACGAGGACATCGTTGAACGAGGCAACAACACCGGCTTCCGGACCGCCTCCGTCGTCGACCCGTTCGGCAACCTGCTCGGCATCATGACCAACCCCCACTACATCCAGGTCCTCGAGGACCTCAGAAGTCGATCCGCATAA
- a CDS encoding maleylacetate reductase: protein MLSEIAAEQLMPRPVEFSPGSFVHTFWPGRVVFGAGTLAQVGDEVAALGVRRVLVVDTRSARAAADAVEQQLGDRFAGRIDGVTQHVPTELANAARATARDLNADAIVAIGGGSAIGLAKAVALTSAGGGVVIVAVPTTYAGSEMTPVWGETAGGSKATGVDSRVLPRVVVYDAALSRGLPVKVTAASVANAMAHCVEAVWTPQADPITEAIAVEGVRALAAGLRAVLVEPEDLDARGKLLYGACLGGSALATAGTGLHHKLCHLLGGTYNLPHAETHAAVLPQVARIKAPTVPQSAARLAAALREDPRNTTDAGDGGLGRELFELFRGAGVAVSLRELGLARGQVDEAVVGFGESVGVGDEVVREILVRAWDGVRP from the coding sequence TTGCTGAGCGAAATCGCAGCGGAGCAGCTGATGCCTCGTCCAGTCGAGTTCTCACCGGGCTCGTTCGTCCACACGTTCTGGCCGGGGCGGGTGGTGTTCGGGGCGGGCACGCTGGCGCAGGTGGGCGACGAGGTGGCGGCCCTCGGGGTACGTCGGGTCCTCGTCGTAGACACCAGGTCCGCACGAGCCGCAGCCGACGCGGTCGAACAGCAGTTGGGCGACCGGTTCGCCGGCCGGATCGACGGTGTCACCCAACACGTCCCCACCGAACTCGCGAACGCCGCCCGCGCCACAGCACGCGACCTCAACGCCGACGCAATCGTCGCCATCGGCGGCGGCTCAGCAATCGGCCTCGCAAAAGCCGTCGCCCTCACAAGCGCGGGTGGTGGAGTGGTGATTGTTGCAGTGCCCACTACCTATGCAGGGTCGGAGATGACGCCGGTGTGGGGCGAGACGGCTGGTGGGAGTAAGGCGACGGGGGTGGATTCGCGGGTGTTGCCGCGGGTGGTGGTTTATGACGCGGCGTTGAGTCGGGGACTGCCGGTGAAGGTGACTGCGGCGAGTGTGGCGAATGCGATGGCGCATTGTGTGGAGGCGGTGTGGACGCCGCAGGCTGATCCGATCACCGAGGCGATCGCGGTCGAGGGGGTACGGGCGTTGGCTGCCGGTCTGCGGGCGGTACTGGTGGAGCCTGAGGATTTAGATGCTCGGGGCAAGCTTCTGTACGGCGCCTGCCTGGGAGGCTCGGCGCTGGCGACGGCCGGCACCGGTCTGCATCACAAGCTGTGCCATTTGCTTGGCGGCACCTACAACCTGCCACACGCGGAGACCCACGCCGCAGTACTTCCACAGGTGGCCCGCATCAAAGCGCCCACGGTCCCGCAAAGCGCCGCCCGTCTCGCAGCCGCGCTGCGTGAAGACCCGAGGAATACCACGGATGCTGGCGATGGTGGGTTGGGGCGGGAGTTGTTCGAGTTGTTTCGGGGGGCGGGGGTGGCTGTGAGTTTGCGGGAGTTGGGGTTGGCGCGGGGGCAGGTGGATGAGGCGGTTGTGGGGTTTGGGGAATCGGTGGGTGTGGGTGACGAGGTGGTGCGGGAGATTCTGGTTCGGGCTTGGGACGGTGTGCGGCCTTGA
- a CDS encoding intradiol ring-cleavage dioxygenase, with protein MDLQGGELTDAVVGSFAGSGSERYKEVMSALVRHLHAFAREVDLSEDEYFAAIGFLTRTGQMSTGTRQEFVLLADVLGLSMLTVGLGNRKPPEATQSTVFGPFFVEGSPEVQLGDDISNGAPGQPCLVSGRVLNIKGEPVAGALVETWQADEDGFYDVQKDLDRPQNRAHLTTDADGNYRFWAVKPVAYPIPSDGPVGELLRAGGRGPMRPAHIHFMVTAPGYARLITHVFAAGDEYLDTDAVFGVKQSLIADFAEHPADATAPDGTSPGRPFYTVDYDLVLATTEETRR; from the coding sequence ATGGATCTGCAGGGTGGTGAGTTGACGGATGCGGTGGTGGGCAGTTTCGCGGGTAGTGGGAGCGAGCGCTACAAGGAAGTGATGAGCGCGCTGGTGCGGCACCTGCATGCGTTTGCGCGGGAGGTGGATCTCAGCGAGGACGAGTACTTCGCGGCGATCGGCTTCCTGACCAGGACGGGGCAGATGTCGACCGGGACGCGGCAGGAGTTCGTACTGCTGGCGGACGTGCTCGGGCTCTCGATGCTGACCGTCGGCCTGGGAAACCGGAAGCCGCCGGAGGCCACACAGTCGACCGTGTTCGGGCCGTTCTTCGTCGAGGGATCGCCGGAGGTGCAGCTCGGTGACGACATCTCGAACGGCGCCCCGGGACAGCCGTGCCTGGTGAGCGGGCGGGTCCTGAACATCAAGGGCGAGCCGGTCGCCGGCGCGCTGGTCGAGACCTGGCAGGCCGACGAGGACGGGTTCTACGACGTACAGAAAGACCTCGATCGTCCGCAGAATCGTGCGCACCTGACAACCGATGCCGATGGCAACTACAGGTTCTGGGCGGTGAAGCCGGTCGCGTACCCGATCCCGAGCGACGGCCCGGTCGGCGAGCTGCTGCGCGCCGGCGGGCGCGGTCCGATGCGACCGGCGCACATCCACTTCATGGTCACCGCTCCTGGATACGCACGGCTGATCACGCATGTCTTCGCGGCCGGCGACGAGTACCTCGACACCGACGCGGTGTTCGGCGTGAAGCAGTCGCTCATCGCGGACTTCGCCGAGCACCCGGCCGACGCCACGGCTCCGGACGGCACGTCGCCCGGAAGGCCTTTCTACACAGTCGATTACGACCTCGTACTCGCGACCACCGAGGAGACCCGGCGCTGA
- a CDS encoding alpha-amylase family protein, with product MWPDHAIWWHLYPLGFTGAEPAAVPGVVHRLPRLENWLDYAIDLGCSGLLLGPVFASETHGYDTVDHFRIDPRLGDDADFDRLIAAAHARGLRVALDGVFNHVARSFTHPEWFRGGDTFEGHEHLVALDHGNPEVAQYVGDVLRYWNNRGVDAWRLDAAYAVPPEFWRTVLPRDRDVWYFGEVIHRDYTAYVEKSGLDSVTQYELWKAIWSSLNDRNFFELSYALGRHNALLDAFVPQTFVGNHDVTRLATRLSDERHLGHALAILFAVGGVPSVYAGDEQAFRGLKEERAGGDDAIRPAFPSDPDELAPYGWPTYRLHQELIGVRRRHPWLVRARTTVEHLTNETIALRSTHGDEWVLVLLNVSDQDQQFPLADTPVVPANGWQFLTSS from the coding sequence ATGTGGCCTGACCACGCGATCTGGTGGCACCTGTACCCGCTCGGCTTCACCGGAGCCGAGCCTGCCGCGGTGCCGGGCGTCGTGCATCGCCTGCCCCGGTTGGAGAACTGGCTCGACTACGCGATCGACCTCGGCTGCTCGGGGCTGCTCCTCGGCCCGGTCTTCGCCTCGGAGACCCACGGGTACGACACGGTCGACCACTTCCGGATCGACCCGCGCCTCGGCGACGACGCCGACTTCGACCGCCTGATCGCCGCCGCGCACGCCCGCGGTCTCCGGGTCGCTCTCGACGGCGTCTTCAACCATGTCGCCCGGTCGTTCACGCATCCGGAGTGGTTCCGCGGTGGCGACACGTTCGAGGGGCACGAGCATCTGGTGGCGCTGGACCACGGCAACCCCGAGGTCGCGCAGTACGTCGGCGACGTGCTCCGGTACTGGAACAACCGCGGCGTCGACGCGTGGCGCCTCGATGCCGCGTACGCCGTACCGCCCGAGTTCTGGCGCACCGTGCTGCCGCGGGACCGGGACGTCTGGTACTTCGGCGAGGTCATCCACCGCGACTACACGGCGTACGTAGAGAAGAGCGGGCTCGACTCCGTCACGCAGTACGAACTGTGGAAGGCGATCTGGAGCTCGCTCAACGACCGCAACTTCTTCGAGCTGTCGTACGCGCTCGGGCGGCACAACGCGCTGCTCGACGCGTTCGTACCGCAGACCTTCGTCGGCAACCACGACGTGACCCGGCTGGCGACGCGGCTCTCGGACGAGCGGCACCTGGGCCATGCGCTGGCGATCCTGTTCGCGGTCGGCGGCGTACCGAGTGTGTATGCGGGGGACGAGCAGGCGTTCCGCGGCCTGAAGGAGGAGCGCGCCGGCGGGGACGACGCGATCCGGCCGGCGTTCCCCAGCGATCCGGACGAACTGGCGCCGTACGGGTGGCCGACGTACCGCCTGCATCAGGAGCTGATCGGCGTACGGCGGCGTCATCCGTGGCTCGTGCGCGCCCGGACGACCGTCGAGCACCTGACCAATGAGACCATCGCGCTGCGGAGTACGCACGGTGACGAATGGGTCCTGGTGCTGCTCAACGTGTCGGACCAGGACCAGCAGTTTCCGCTCGCCGACACGCCGGTGGTCCCGGCGAACGGATGGCAATTCTTGACGAGTTCGTAA
- a CDS encoding FUSC family protein, which produces MSIVHWSRETPVPPARLVAAALAMTGLVVYGVATDHLAQASFAALGSLAIGNFVPPPTIRERFSWLAGAQSAVGVVVTAGAVAGVWLGGRGWWGGVGVVLLAAVAAVVGGFSRGTAEAAARFLTFLVMATGLGGADVWQVARWFAVGVLWAIVLSVAAAPFLAPEVAGGPTYRQLWRRWRGNLRTFDGWQYAVRLVPPLAVAMTIGAFWHQQRSYWIALAVVIVVRRRGGSLLRATQRCLGTCAGVLLGGALVLWVPPSWLIVAVAGVLAGLRPLLKERNYAAYATIMTPLVVLLMDLGRTPEFSTIGYRLVDTVIGCLLAIIPTLMLRRRHVA; this is translated from the coding sequence ATGAGCATCGTCCATTGGTCGCGAGAGACACCCGTCCCTCCGGCTCGCCTGGTCGCCGCTGCCCTCGCCATGACCGGACTCGTCGTGTACGGCGTCGCCACCGACCACCTCGCCCAAGCCTCCTTCGCCGCCCTCGGCTCCCTGGCAATCGGCAACTTTGTGCCCCCACCGACCATCCGCGAGCGGTTTTCATGGTTGGCCGGTGCACAAAGTGCCGTTGGAGTCGTTGTGACGGCGGGGGCGGTTGCTGGGGTGTGGTTGGGCGGTCGAGGGTGGTGGGGCGGCGTCGGTGTGGTGCTGCTTGCCGCAGTCGCCGCCGTGGTCGGTGGGTTCAGCCGGGGGACGGCTGAGGCGGCAGCGCGGTTTCTCACCTTCCTTGTGATGGCGACGGGTCTCGGTGGAGCGGATGTGTGGCAGGTTGCGCGCTGGTTCGCGGTTGGTGTGCTCTGGGCGATCGTGCTGTCGGTGGCAGCCGCGCCGTTTCTCGCTCCGGAGGTCGCGGGTGGCCCGACGTACCGGCAGCTCTGGCGGCGTTGGCGGGGAAACCTGCGGACCTTCGACGGGTGGCAGTACGCCGTACGCCTCGTCCCGCCGCTGGCGGTCGCGATGACGATCGGCGCGTTCTGGCACCAGCAGAGGTCGTACTGGATCGCGCTCGCCGTGGTGATCGTGGTCCGGCGCCGCGGCGGATCCTTGCTCCGGGCAACGCAACGCTGCCTCGGCACCTGCGCCGGCGTACTGCTCGGCGGTGCACTCGTCCTCTGGGTGCCGCCGTCCTGGCTGATCGTCGCCGTGGCCGGCGTACTGGCCGGTCTCCGTCCGTTGCTGAAGGAGCGCAACTACGCCGCCTACGCGACGATCATGACCCCGCTCGTCGTCCTGCTGATGGATCTCGGCCGTACGCCGGAATTCTCGACGATCGGGTACCGCCTGGTCGACACCGTGATCGGCTGCCTGCTCGCGATCATCCCTACGCTGATGCTGAGGAGGCGTCATGTGGCCTGA
- a CDS encoding MarR family winged helix-turn-helix transcriptional regulator, translated as MEAYETAVALRRASTRLALRLRAERTGDGLGSTGVAVLGQLHRRGNLTASEIAAAERVQPQSLTRVLASIEEQGLIKRHQDPHDRRRQTIELTTAGRELLKHHMKSSDDWLAEAISQRLNPTEQAVLQLAAGILDQLLDG; from the coding sequence GTGGAAGCGTATGAAACGGCGGTTGCGCTGCGGCGGGCGAGTACGCGGTTGGCGCTGCGGTTGCGGGCTGAGCGGACCGGTGACGGCCTCGGCAGCACCGGCGTCGCCGTGCTCGGGCAGCTGCACCGGCGGGGCAACCTCACGGCGAGCGAGATCGCCGCGGCGGAGCGAGTCCAGCCGCAGTCCCTCACGCGGGTGCTGGCGAGCATCGAGGAGCAGGGGCTGATCAAGCGCCACCAAGACCCGCACGACCGCCGGCGCCAGACGATCGAGCTCACCACGGCTGGCCGCGAGCTTCTGAAACACCACATGAAGAGCTCGGACGACTGGCTGGCGGAGGCGATCTCGCAGCGGCTCAATCCGACGGAGCAGGCTGTGCTGCAGCTGGCGGCAGGGATTCTGGATCAGCTGCTGGACGGCTGA
- a CDS encoding TrmH family RNA methyltransferase, with translation MVGQNEVGVGPWTGDLPDDPRLDPELLAHGDRRNVVDKYRYWKLEAIVADLDRQRNPFHVAIENWQHDLNIGSVVRTANAFLAAEVHIVGNRKWNRRGAMVTDRYQHVRHHPTLADLAAYASELGLPIIGIDNLPGSVPLETYDLPQGCVLLFGQEGPGLTDEAHQVCTSVLSIAQFGSTRSINASAAAAIAMHAWIRHHTFGQPSSS, from the coding sequence ATGGTGGGGCAGAACGAGGTCGGCGTCGGCCCCTGGACGGGCGATCTGCCGGACGACCCGCGGCTCGATCCGGAGCTGCTCGCCCACGGCGACCGGCGGAACGTGGTGGACAAGTACCGGTACTGGAAGCTGGAGGCGATCGTCGCCGACCTGGACCGGCAACGGAACCCGTTCCATGTCGCGATCGAGAACTGGCAGCACGACCTGAACATCGGCTCGGTGGTCCGGACCGCGAACGCCTTCCTGGCCGCCGAGGTCCACATCGTCGGCAACCGCAAATGGAACCGCCGTGGCGCCATGGTCACCGACCGCTACCAACACGTCCGCCACCACCCGACGCTGGCCGACCTGGCCGCCTACGCCTCGGAGCTGGGTCTCCCGATCATCGGCATAGACAACCTCCCGGGCTCAGTTCCCCTGGAGACCTACGACCTCCCCCAGGGCTGCGTACTGCTCTTCGGTCAGGAGGGTCCTGGGCTGACAGATGAGGCCCACCAGGTCTGCACCTCGGTCCTCTCGATCGCCCAGTTCGGATCCACCCGCTCGATCAACGCCAGTGCCGCCGCCGCGATCGCCATGCACGCCTGGATCCGCCACCACACCTTCGGTCAGCCGTCCAGCAGCTGA
- a CDS encoding DedA family protein: MLPLVAMLMPSWMNPEYLLNWLGDWALWGTLLVVFIECGVLFPILPGDSLLFAVGLFIAQGSIHVPLWLACILLTVAAFLGNVSGYYIGRFLGTSLFKNPNARFLKPKYIEQTHEFFDRYGPRALVLARFVPIVRTFITIVAGAGRMDPKKFFLWTGVGAVIWAPGITLLGHALGNVQFIHKNLEAALVVLVLISLIPMFVEYFLARRRNRKKNDAAGDTPRHAAPR; this comes from the coding sequence GTGCTTCCTCTTGTCGCGATGCTGATGCCCTCCTGGATGAACCCGGAGTACCTGCTGAACTGGCTGGGTGACTGGGCCCTCTGGGGCACGCTACTCGTCGTGTTCATCGAGTGCGGGGTGCTGTTCCCGATCCTGCCCGGTGACTCGCTGCTGTTCGCGGTCGGCCTGTTCATCGCGCAGGGCTCGATCCACGTGCCGCTCTGGCTCGCCTGCATCCTGCTCACGGTGGCCGCGTTCCTCGGCAACGTGTCCGGCTACTACATCGGCCGGTTCCTCGGTACGTCGTTGTTCAAGAACCCGAACGCCCGGTTCCTGAAGCCGAAGTACATCGAGCAGACGCACGAGTTCTTCGACCGGTACGGTCCGCGCGCGCTGGTGCTGGCCCGGTTCGTGCCGATCGTCCGGACGTTCATCACGATCGTCGCCGGGGCCGGGCGGATGGACCCGAAGAAGTTCTTCCTGTGGACCGGCGTCGGCGCGGTGATCTGGGCGCCGGGCATCACGCTGCTCGGGCACGCGCTCGGCAACGTGCAGTTCATCCACAAGAACCTCGAGGCCGCGCTGGTCGTGCTGGTGCTGATCTCGCTGATCCCGATGTTCGTCGAGTACTTCCTCGCCAGGCGCCGCAACCGCAAGAAGAACGACGCCGCCGGCGACACGCCCCGGCACGCGGCCCCTCGGTG